Part of the Archangium lipolyticum genome, CAAGGCACGACGCGTACCGGGAGCGGCCCCGCCGGGAGGACCTCCAGAGTGGGGAACGTCGCCCGGACGGCTACAACGGCCCCTTCCCGAGGCGGGGGGCGAGCCACTGCCCGTCCGTGGACGGGCGCACTGGAACGAGCGACGCTCGGGGGCCGAGAGACACGCGGATGACGACACCGAGCGACGACCGCTTCCACATCGAGCTGCTCAAGCTGCTGCTGCACGTGGCCTGGAGCGATGACGAGATCGACCCGCGCGAGGCCCGGGCCCTGCTCGGCGCGGCCCGCCGGTGGAAGGTGCCCCTGCCGGAGCTGCAGCGGCTGGAGTCCTGCCTGGAGTCGGGCGAGCCCATGCCGGCGCCCAACCTGGGCCTGCTGCGCCAGCGCCCGGACGAGGTGCTCGCGACGGTGCGCACGCTCATCGAGAGCGACACCCAGGTGAACCTCTCCGAGGAGGAGATGCTCGCCCAGATTCGCGAGCTGCTGGGCCTGCCCCCGGCCTGACGCGGCGAGGGCGCGCTACTCGTCGAGCAGCGCCGACCAGAAGGCGGAGAGCCGCCAGACTTCGGTCAGGTCCGTCTGGCGATCGAGCGCGGCGTGGGAGAGGAGGGGCGAGAGCAGGAGGCGCACCCGGGTCCGGGGTGCCAGCCAGTGCGCGAGGAGCGTGGACTCGACGGCGGGGATGACGGTGTCGTCCGTGCCGTGCAGCAGGAACACGGGCGTGCGCGGGGCAGGCGAGCGCTCGGGCGAGAGTGCCGGGTCAGCGGCGAAGTCCTTCACGTGCGGTAGCAGCAGCGACCCGAGCGCGGCGACATCCCGGTCGTTCACGTGACGCATGAGGGTGGCGGCGGGCTCGGGTAGCAGCGACTGCATCCGCCGGGCCTCGGCGAAGGTCTCGAGGGCCCGCTGCGCATCGTGCATGGCGAAGTGCGAGGCGCGAAGGAAGGCGAGGAGGCCCGCGCGCAGCGGCTCCACCTGCTCGGGGGGGACGAGCTGGCCGGCCATGTTGAGCAGGAGGATGACCACGCCGTAGTCATGAGGCTTGCGGCGCTGACCGTCGGACTGGACGCCGGTGCAGAGGAAGGAGAGCACGCGCGACAGGTCCCCATGCCCTCCGAGGGAGAAGGTGAAGGCGACCCTGCCCGCGAGCGAGGGCCGGCCCGCGGCGACGACGGAGAGCCCGCCGGCGAAGCTGATGCCCATGAGGCCCACGCGCCCATCGGGTGCGAGCTCCGGCCGCGAGGAGGCCCAGAGGGCGGCGTCTTCGATCATGTCCGGCTCGCGCGGGGTGAGCTGGTAGCGGAGCAGGTCGGGCAGTTCGAGGGTGATGACGGTGAGGCCCCCGGCGGCGAGGTTCCGGGCGAAGGCCGTCAACCGGGGCTCGTCGATGCCGTCCGCGTGCACGCCGGGGGTGAGGAGCACGGTCCTTCCATGGGGGTGCTCGGGCCGGAAGACGCGGGCGCGCAAGGGGCCGTGGCGCGAGGGGATGCGTGCGTCCTCGACGGAGAAGGGGCCGGTGCCCCAGCGGGCGATGCGCCCGGCCGCGCCCCCCTGCATGCCGGCGGCCCTCGCCACGAGGGACAGTCCCCGGAGCAGGCCCGGGACGACGAGCAGTGCGAGGAGCAGGAGCCCCCCCAGCACGGCCAGGAGCGTCACTCGGCGGGTGCGCGGGCGCATGAGCGGGGCCATTCAACCAGCGAACGTGCCCGCGCGCACGGTTCCGGAAAGCCGAAGGGCCAGACCCGCCGGGGCATCCTCGCCCCACGAGCCTGGCCCCTGGAAGGCCACCGCGAATCCGGGCTCAGCCGGAGATGATGCGCTTCAGCTCTTCCTTGTCATTGGAGAACTGGAAGGCGTTGTAGAGCTGGAAGCCGTTCTGCCGGTCGAGGACGCGCGACCACAGCATCCGCACCACCTGCAGCCGGTCCTTGGAGAACTGGAACTGGCCCAGCACCTGCTGCACCTGGCCGACGAGGAAGTAGTTGCCCTCGGCGCCGTCCTCCAGGACGTTCATCTTGTCCTTGCCGAAGGGCTCGCGCGCCATGGCGTTCAGGATCTTCTGCAGCCTGCCGTCGGCGATGGGCTGATACGCCGGGACGGGGGGAGGAGGCGGCGTGGGGCGCGGGCCGCGGCCACGCAGCTCGGGGGCCTCGGCGATCACCTCGCGGATGTCGTTCAGCTCCTCGTAGGCCTCGCGGAGCTTGCCCTTGCCGCTGCCCCGCCCGCTGCGCTCGAAGGCCTCACCGAGCAACCGCTCCAGCCGGGCGAGGCGCTGCTCCAGGTCCTCGCGCTCGACGACCACCGGAGTGCCGCGACGGCCGCGCCAGAGCTCGTTGTCGTCATCACCCCGGAAACCGGAGGCCATCGGGGGCGCGCTGCCGGTGGCCTGGCCCGGAGGCGGCGCGAGCGCCGGAGCGGCCTGTGAGGGAACGGGCGCCGTCTGGGCGGAAGCGGCGGCGGCGGTGAGGAGGGCAACGGCGGCGAAGAGGGCCTTCATGGGAGTCATCCTTCTGGGTGATGTCCTTGCTGCATCTGTCCACTCAGACGGCCAGCGAGCGTCATCATTCAAACGCATGACTCCTCCAGGGCGGGGACGCGCCAGCGGTACACTGTACCGCATGAGCCCCGGTACTCCGGCCCCCGAGCAACACCCTCCCGCGCGCGGGCGGCTGCTCCTCGTGCCCCTGATGCTCCTCGTCATCGCGCTGGGCCTGGGCTCGCGCTCGGCCCTGGCGGCGGTGTACCTGCCACCTTTCCTCCGGGCGTACACGGGTGACACGTTGTGGGCTACCATGGTCTATCTGTGCCTCGTCTTCGCGCGGCCGCGCATCCCGGTGCGCCGGGCGGCGGCCTGGGCCCTCGGCATCTCCGTGCTCGTCGAGCTCAGCCAGCTCTTCCATACACCCTGGCTCGATGCGCTCCGGGCCAACCGCTTCGGCGCCCTCCTCCTGGGCCGCGGCTTCGTCGGGTCCGACCTGCTCTGCTACGCGGCCGGCGCGGCGCTCGCCGCGGGCGTGGACCTGCTGTGGGCCCGCTGGCGCCGTCCCCTGCCGCCCCACACCGTGGCGAGCGGCACCCGGAGCTGAAGGCCTTTATTCCCCTGGGGTCGTCCGGACCCCCTGTCGATTCCTTGGAACAGGTGCCCGCCCATGAGTGTTATGTGGTGGATCGCGGACCTGCATCCAACAGTGCGAAAGCGGGACGGGGAGGATTTCCCGGCTCGACTTCGCCCCCTGGACAGGTGTAGGCCCGGTTATCGCTCCAGTGAGCGAGCAGTTCGTCGATGGACGCCGGACTGCAAGGGAAAGAATCAGAGCAATGGCAAGTGGAACTGTGAAGTGGTTCAACGACGCGAAGGGCTTCGGCTTCATCACCCAGGACAGCGGGGGCCCCGACGTGTTCTGCCACCACACCGCGATCCAGACCGACGGGTTCCGCACCCTGGCCGAGGGCCAGAAGGTGGAATTCGACGTGAAGAAGGGCCCCAAGGGCCTGCAGGCCGAGAACGTTCGCCCGATCGGCTGATCGCGCGCCTCCGGCTCCTTACCTTTCATTCACGAGGCCCGGCCTCCCTTGAGGCTGGGCTTCTTTTTTCACCCTTTCCCCGGAGACCCCATGCAGGGAAGGTCGACAAAGCGACAGAAGGAAATGGCTCGCCAGCAGAAACAGCGCGACAAGGAGGCCAAGAAGGCCGAGCGTCAGCGCGACAAGGACGCCAAGCCCCCCAGGCAGCCGGGCGACGAGGATCCCGACATCGCGGGCATCGTGCCTGGCCCCCAGCCGCCCCTCGAGATGTGAAACAGCCAGCCAGGCGCCAGACAGGCGTCCAGGGCCCGGGATCGCGAGACGGTTCCGGGCTTTCGTCTATCTGGCGACCCTTGCCCATCCCCCTGTCAGGCGCCATGCATTAGGCCAGGGACGCGGTAGGTGGAGGTCCGGTGCCGCGCCAGTCAGGAGCAGATGATGGGCAAGGGTGATGAACGCGCCCACGGCGCATCCGAGGAATACGAACCCCACGAACCGTCCTCTACGGGTGAGAAGCGCGTCTTCGACCAGCCCGCCACACTTCGGGAGCCCGCGGCGCCTCGTGTCCCCCGGGTCATGCCACCCTCGGCCGTGGCGGTCATTCCCCTCTCCGGCGAGGAGCGTCCACGCGCCGCCGAGGCCCGGCTCACGACGCTCCAGCAGGCGCGCGAGGCCACCGATGCGCTGCTCCACGAAATCTTCGAGGAAGAGCTCCTGTCGGCCCCGTTGGAACCCGACACCGCCAGGCGTGTCCCGGCGGCGCAGCCCAGGAAAGAAGAAGACTGGCCCGCGGAGCTGCACTCACTCCCCCTGAACGAGGAGTGAGGCGCCCCACGTGCCGAGGCTCACGCGGCTTCGAGCCTACTGCTCGTCACGCTGCGGCCGCGGGTCCTCGCTGGACCCCTCCGGGTCACGCTCGTCGCCGATGCCGTGCGGGGCCGTCTGCTCCTCGGGTGCGGTCTTGAAGCCTTCCTGGTCCGGCTGCGGATTCACGTCCACCGGTTGATCCATCCCGGAGCCGCCCCGGCCCTGGTCGTCGTCGATGCCGTGCGGGGCCGTCTGCTCCTCGGGCGCGGTCTTGAAGCCTTCCTGGTCCGGCTGCGGATTCACGTCCACCGGCTGCTGCTGGGACCCGGACTGGCCCGCGCCGCCCGTGCCCTGATCCTGTGACGGGACGTACTGCGGTCCCTGCTGACCCCGCTGCTGATCGCGGCAACCACCCGCGAGAAGCAGGGCCGTGGCCGCCGTGCCAAGAACCACCGCGCGCTTGAAACCCTTCATCATCCTGGCCTCCTTGCTGGGAGCCGTCTTTGGCTTCCCACAAGGCTTTGGCCTGTCATGCCCCGATGCAGCCGCCGAGCGGGCTCACGCCACTCGTCCGCCCCGCGCGAGGGCATGGGAGGGCCTGTCCGGTCGCTCGCGATCGTCTGGACGAGATGCTCGGCCACCATCTGGGATTGGATTCACACGTGCGTGGTGGAATCCCCCGAGGCGATCAATCCCTCTTCCTCTGCGAGCGAGCGCAGGTGTGTCTTGATGCGCTGGAACTGCTGCCGGAGCGCCGCCGCCTTGCGCTTGAGCGCCGCGTCCGTCAGGTCCTCCTCACCCTCGGACATCACCCGCGCCACCTCTTCCCAGGACAGCCGCTGGTCCACCCGGAGCAACAACAACATCCGTTCCTGTGGATCCAGACTCTCGCGCAGCGCGCGGAAACGTTCCTTCACCGAGGTGCGCTGCCAGGGCCGTGTCTCCGAGCGCGGCTTCATCGCCTCGTCCGGCAGCGCCGACATGCTCACCGGCTGCTCCCTCCCCGCGGGTGCGTGCATCACCTGGTAACACGCGTTGCGCGCCAGCCGGTACGCCCACGTCCGGAAGGAGCTCTCCCAGCGAAAGCCCGACAACCCCCGCAGCAGGTTCTCGCTGAAGAGACTGAAGGCATCCCGGCTCCGCTCGTAGTCGTGCAGCACCGATGCCATCAGCCTCATTATTTCCTGCCCATATCCCTCCAGCGCCCGCTCCACGGCTCCAGCCAGCTCGCCCCGGCCGCACAGCTCACGGATCTCCTGCTCCAGCTTCTCGCGCTCTTCCAACTGCATGGTGGCTCTCCCTCGTCCTGGACCGTCGGCTTCCATGTCTTCCTCTCACACCGGGCGCGGAGCCTCCGCACCGGCGCCTGGCTCCCCTGGCGATGACTCCATGGCCAGCAAGGCGTGCCGCTCGTACCCCCCGGCCCCCTGCTCGCGCGCGATGCGCACCGCCTGGAGGAAGCCCTCGCGAGCCTCCTCCTCGTGGCCCAACGCCCGCTGGGCCTCGGCGCCAATCCGGTGCAGCTCCGCCTCATAGAAGTGCTCGCCCACCGCCTCGCCCCACTTCAATCCCTCGTGCACCGAGAGCAGCGCCTCTTGGGGCTGCCCCAACCGCAGGTGCACTTCCGCCAACAGCCCGAGGTGGTGCGGCATGCCGGCCCGCAGGCCCACCATCCGCCACCTGCTCAGCCCATCACGCATCTGTTCCAGCCCCTTCTCGGCCTGCCCCAGCTCGGCGAGCGCCCAGCCTCGCAGCAGGCCCGACCACACCAGCCACAGGCGGAACCAGTGCTCGCGCGAGAGGGCATGGCACTCCTCGGCCAGCTCGAGCGTGCCCCGCGCGTCGCGGCACAGCTGGCAGGACAGGGCCGCGTACAACAACACATACGCCCGGGTGTGCACATGGCCGATGCGCCCGGCCAGCGCCACCGCCTCGACGCGGTACTGCCGCGCCTGCTCCAGCTGGCCGAGCACGGAGTGGACGACGGCGGCGTGGATCAGCGCCATGGACCTCGGGTCCACCCAGTGCCGCACGGCCAGCTCGCGGTGCTGCGCCAGGGTGAAGTCCGCGCAGGACACCGCGCGCTCCACGAACTCGCGCGCCTGGCCCATCCGGCCCCAGATGAAGAAGTCGGTGGCCATCATCCGGTAGCCCAGGGCCAGCAGCTCCTGGTTGTGCTGACGCGAGCCCAGCCCCACGAGCTGCTCGGCCAGCTCGTGCGACAGGCGGTACTCGGCCCGGGCGAAGTAGTAGGCGTAGGGCCCCCAGTAGGACAGCTCCAGGCCCGGCAGCGCCTCTCCCACCAGCCCGAAGAGCTCGCGCGCCCTCACGTACGTCTGCTTCACCTCGGGCGAGCGGTAGCCCTGTACCTGGGAGAGCGGAATGCCGAGCGCGATGAGCAGCTGCAGCTCCTGCTGGATGCGCTGTCCGGCATCGGGCAGGGAGCGCAGCAGCTTCAACGCCTGCCGCAGATGGCTCACCGCTTCCTGGTTCGCCGAGTGCAGGCTGGCGCGCATCCCGGCCTGCATCCACGAGCGGATGGCCGGATCGTACTCGCCCGCCTCGGTGTAGTGGTGGGCCAGCAACTCCGGCTGCGTCTCCACC contains:
- a CDS encoding TerB family tellurite resistance protein → MTTPSDDRFHIELLKLLLHVAWSDDEIDPREARALLGAARRWKVPLPELQRLESCLESGEPMPAPNLGLLRQRPDEVLATVRTLIESDTQVNLSEEEMLAQIRELLGLPPA
- a CDS encoding dienelactone hydrolase family protein yields the protein MRPRTRRVTLLAVLGGLLLLALLVVPGLLRGLSLVARAAGMQGGAAGRIARWGTGPFSVEDARIPSRHGPLRARVFRPEHPHGRTVLLTPGVHADGIDEPRLTAFARNLAAGGLTVITLELPDLLRYQLTPREPDMIEDAALWASSRPELAPDGRVGLMGISFAGGLSVVAAGRPSLAGRVAFTFSLGGHGDLSRVLSFLCTGVQSDGQRRKPHDYGVVILLLNMAGQLVPPEQVEPLRAGLLAFLRASHFAMHDAQRALETFAEARRMQSLLPEPAATLMRHVNDRDVAALGSLLLPHVKDFAADPALSPERSPAPRTPVFLLHGTDDTVIPAVESTLLAHWLAPRTRVRLLLSPLLSHAALDRQTDLTEVWRLSAFWSALLDE
- a CDS encoding DUF4476 domain-containing protein, with the translated sequence MKALFAAVALLTAAAASAQTAPVPSQAAPALAPPPGQATGSAPPMASGFRGDDDNELWRGRRGTPVVVEREDLEQRLARLERLLGEAFERSGRGSGKGKLREAYEELNDIREVIAEAPELRGRGPRPTPPPPPVPAYQPIADGRLQKILNAMAREPFGKDKMNVLEDGAEGNYFLVGQVQQVLGQFQFSKDRLQVVRMLWSRVLDRQNGFQLYNAFQFSNDKEELKRIISG
- a CDS encoding ribosomal maturation YjgA family protein; this encodes MSPGTPAPEQHPPARGRLLLVPLMLLVIALGLGSRSALAAVYLPPFLRAYTGDTLWATMVYLCLVFARPRIPVRRAAAWALGISVLVELSQLFHTPWLDALRANRFGALLLGRGFVGSDLLCYAAGAALAAGVDLLWARWRRPLPPHTVASGTRS
- a CDS encoding cold-shock protein; the encoded protein is MASGTVKWFNDAKGFGFITQDSGGPDVFCHHTAIQTDGFRTLAEGQKVEFDVKKGPKGLQAENVRPIG
- a CDS encoding RNA polymerase sigma factor, whose amino-acid sequence is MQLEEREKLEQEIRELCGRGELAGAVERALEGYGQEIMRLMASVLHDYERSRDAFSLFSENLLRGLSGFRWESSFRTWAYRLARNACYQVMHAPAGREQPVSMSALPDEAMKPRSETRPWQRTSVKERFRALRESLDPQERMLLLLRVDQRLSWEEVARVMSEGEEDLTDAALKRKAAALRQQFQRIKTHLRSLAEEEGLIASGDSTTHV